CGGCGCCCTCGTGCTCGTCGTCATCCGCAACGGCCTGAACCTGCTGAACGTCACGTCGTTCTGGCAGCAGGTCGTCATCGGCCTCGTCATCGCCCTCGCCGTGGGCGTCGACGTGTTGCGGCGCAAGACGCGCAGCAGCTAGACGAGCGCACCGTCGGCTTTCGAGCCGAGGAGGCGCGGTGCGGCCCGGACGGGCGGCGTCGCATCTCAGCGGAGCGGCGGCAGCTGCGGGGCCCGGCCTTGGGGCCGCGGCGCAGCCCAGGCGACGGGCCTCAACCAGCCGACCCGCGCCTCCTTGCCTGTCCCTATCTCACACAGTCCCTGATCCACCAACCCAACCCGAAGGACACACGATGAAGTTGACCTCGTTCCGCAAGGCCGCCACCGTCACGGCGATCGCCGCCCTGGTCGCGACCGGCACCGCCGGCTGCAACCGCACTCCCGCCGGAGAGGCGGACCGCCCCACGGTGGTCCTGTCGCTCAGCACCCTGAACAACCCGTTCTTCGTCGAGCTTCGTGACGGCGCGACCGCCGAGGCGAAGAAGCAGAACGTCGACCTCGAGATCGTCGACGCCCAGAACGACTCCGCCACGCAGGCGAACCAGCTGGCGACCGCGGCTTCGACCGCCGACGCCGTCATCCTCAACGCCGTGGACAGCGACGCCGCCGGACCCGCCGCCAAGGCGCTCAACGAGGCCGACGTGCCGATCGTCGCCGTCGACCGCGCGGTCAACGGTGCCGACGTGGCCTCGTTCGTCGCGAGCGACAACGTCGCCGGTGGCGAGCAGGCCGCCAAGGCCCTCGCCGAGGCGATCGGCGAGCAGGGCGAGGTCATCGTGCTGCAGGGCGTCGCGGGCACCTCGGCCAGCCGCGACCGCGGTGAGGGCTTCACCAAGGGCATCGCCGCGTACCCGAACATCACCGTCGTCGCGCAGCAGACCGCGAACTTCGACCGCGCCACCGCGCTCGACGTGACCACCAACCTGCTGCAGGCGCACCCGAACGCCGTGGGCGTGTTCGCCGAGAACGACGAGATGGGCCTCGGAGCGATCCAGGCGCTCGGCTCGCGCGCCGGCACCGACGTCAAGGTCGCCGCGTTCGACGGCACCGAGGACGGCCTCAAGGCCATCGAGGCCGGTACGCTCTCGAGCACGATCGCGCAGCAGCCCGCCGAGCTCGGCGCCCTCGCGGTCGACCAGGCCGTCAAGGCCGTCAACGGTGGCAGCGGCGACGAGGGCCCCTCGGACCAGGCCGTCGAGGTCATCACCGTCACGAAGGAGAACGTGGGTGACTTCACCGAATGAGTGGTTCCAGTACTGACGCCTCGGGCGTAGGAGGCGCGGGTGCGGTTCCGGCCGCAGGCTCGGCTGATGCGGCCGGCACGGTCGTCGTGGTCGGGTCGATCAACGTCGACCAGGTCGTGACCGTCGACCGGCTGCCCCTGCCCGGCGAGACGCTCATCGGCTCGTCGATGACCCTCTCCCCCGGCGGCAAGGGCGCGAACCAGGCTGTCGCCGCCGCCCGCCGCGGCGCCCGCACAGTGATGATCGGTGCGGTCGGCGACGACGGACGTGCCGACGACGCCCTGCCCTACCTCCACTCGAGCGGTGTCGACGTCAGTGGCGTCGACACCGTCCCCGGACCCACCGGCCTGGCGATCGTCAGCGTCGGAGGCGACAGCGAGAACACCATCGTCGTCGTCCCCGGCGCGAACGGTGCCGTCTCGGCGTCGTTCGTCGACGGGCACTCGGGTGCGCTGGCTGAGGCAGCGGTGGTCGTCCTGCAGGGAGAGATCCCTGTGGACGGCATCGCCGCCGCTGTACAGCACGCCGGAGGGCGCGTGCTGTTCAACCTCGCCCCGGTGATCGACGTGCCGGCGGACGTGGTGAAGGCCGCGGATCCGCTGGTCGTCAACGAGCACGAGGGTCGGCTGCTGCTGGCCGCGTGGGGCGCTTCCGGGGCTTCGGCTGCGGGCGCGGTTTCGGACGAGGAGGCGCGGGTCGACGACGAGTCGGTCGTCGCCTCCCTGCGCGCCCAGGGAGTCACCTCGGTCGTCATGACCCGCGGTGCCGCCGGCGCGATCGTCTCCGACGCCTCGGGCACCGTGCTTGTCGCATCGCCGAAGGTGGCGGCCGTGGACTCGTCCGGAGCAGGGGACGCCTTCGTCGGCGCCCTCGCCGCCGGACTGGCCGCGGGTGCGTCGCTGCTCGAGGCCGCTCAGGACGCCGTGCGCGTCGGGGCGTTCTCGGTGACGGGTGTCGGCACGCAGGCGTCGTACCCGACGCTCGAGGACGAGCTGCCCGCGGCGGCCGATGCCGCGCCGACGGAGGGGTCGGCGGATGCCGACTCAGCGGACGGAGTGACCTCGTGAAGCGCGGCGGCCTGCTCAACGCCCAGCTGAACCACGCGGTGAGCGGTCTCGGCCACGGAGACCTCGTCGTCGTCGCCGACTGCGGACTCCCCCTGCCCCCGGGAGTCCCCGTGGTCGACCTCGCCGTCGTCCACGGCCTGCCCGCCTTCGCCGACGTGCTGGACGCCCTGACCACCGACGTGGTGTTCGAGGCCTGCACGGCCGCGGACGAGAGCCAGGGCCGCCCGGCCGGCGACTGGATCACGTCTCGCTTCGACGACGTTCGGTACGTCTCGCACGACGAGCTCAAGCGGCTCTCAGGCCGCGCGCGCCTCCTTGTCCGGACGGGCGAGGCGACCCCGTACGCCAACGTCGTCCTCCGCTGCGGCGTCCCCTTCTAAGGCACCTGCTCCCCCACGAACCCCGTTCCGTGCGATGAACCCCGAACCTTCGTGGTTCATCGCACGGAACGGGGTTCTTCGTCGTCCGGGGGCCGACAGGAGGCGCGGTGCCGGACCCCGATACCGCCCTGACCAGCCTCTTCGCAGGCCCCCCTTCGGGGGTTACGAGAAGCTGAACACTGGCTGCGTCGCTATCGGTTCTCGTGCCCCGAAGTCAAATCCCTTGTGCACAGGCGGATGTCAAATCGGATGTCTCAACCCCCGGTTTAGACAATTTTCTCCACACAGGTGTGGAATCACGAAAACCCTGGTCAAGGGCAGGTAATCGAACTGAAGTATCGCGTTGTCCACAGCACGATCCACAGTTCTCCCCAGGGTTGTCCGGCGTTGCTCACCGGTTCTCCCCAGAGTTATCCACAGGTGCATTTGCTGTGGAGAACTCGGTGTCCATAAGGTGTACCCGCGCTCGTCAGGGGTGGATCACGGCGGTTCGGCAGGGGGATGTCGGGGGTCTGTCGTACAACTGCCTTGAGCGTCTTCGGTGCTGCCCCGCACCCACCCGATTCTCGCTGGAGGACCCATGTCGATCGCCCATCTCGGTCTCGCTCCCGATGCGTCGAACGCCCGCGATCGCGACCGTGGTGGCCCCGTCAACATGGACCGCGTCCCGCCGCACGACCTGCTCGCCGAGCAGAGCGCGCTGGGCGGCATGCTGCTCAGCAAGGACGCCGTGGCCGACGTCATCGAGACGGTCCGCGGCATGGACTTCTACGTGCCCAAGCACGAGGTCATCTACGACGCGATCCTGGGGCTGTACTCGCACGGCGAGCCCACCGACGTCATCACGGTCAGCGACGAGCTGATGAAGTCCGCCGACCTGTCGAGGGCAGGAGGCGCGGAGTACCTCCACACCCTCACCGGCGTCGTGCCCACTGCGGCGAACGCGGGGTACTACGCGTCGATCGTCGCCGAGAAGGCGGTGCTGCGCCGTCTGGTCGAGGCCGGCACGCGCATCGTGCAGATGGGTTACGCGAGCGAGGGCGAGGTCGTCGACCTGGTCAACAACGCGCAAGCCGAGGTCTACAACGTGGCCGGTGGGGTGCAGACCGAAGACTATGTGCCGCTGAACGAGGCGGTGACGGTCGCGATCGACGAGATCGAGGCGGCCAAGGGCCGTGACGGTCAGATGACGGGTGTGCCGACGGGGTTCGCGCAGCTCGACGCCCTGACGAACGGGTTCCACCCGGGTCAGCTGATCATCGTGGCGGCGCGACCGGCGCTCGGTAAGTCGACGTTGGCGCTCGACCTGGCGCGGGCGGCGTCGATCAAGCACGGGCAGGCGTCGGTGTTCTTCTCGCTCGAGATGGGGCGCAGCGAGATCGCGATGCGTCTGATGTCGGCCGAGTCGAGTGTGCCGCTGCAGAACATGCGTAAGGGAACGGTCGATGCGCGGGACTGGACGAACATCGCGCAGGTGCGTGGGCGGATCAACGATGCGCCGTTGTTCATCGACGACTCCCCCAACATGACGTTGGTCGAGATCCGGGCGAAGTGCCGCCGGCTCAAGCAGCAGCACAACCTGAAGCTCGTGGTGATCGACTACCTGCAGCTGATGACGTCGGGCAAGCGGGTCGAGAGCCGTCAGCAAGAGGTGTCGGAGTTCTCGCGTGCGCTGAAGCTGATGGCGAAAGAGCTGCAGGTGCCGGTGATCGCGCTGTCGCAGCTGAACCGTGGCCCCGAGCAGCGTGCCGACAAGAAGCCGGCGATCAGCGACCTGCGAGAGTCCGGTTCGCTCGAGCAAGACGCCGACATGGTCATCCTGCTGCACCGCGAGTCCGCCTACGAGAAAGACAACCCCCGCCAGGGCGAGGCCGACTTCATCGTCGCCAAGCACCGCAACGGCCCCACCGACACCATCACGGTCGCCTTCCACGGCATGTTCTCCCGCTTCGTCGACATGCCCAGCTAATTGT
This genomic interval from Frigoribacterium sp. Leaf415 contains the following:
- a CDS encoding substrate-binding domain-containing protein — encoded protein: MKLTSFRKAATVTAIAALVATGTAGCNRTPAGEADRPTVVLSLSTLNNPFFVELRDGATAEAKKQNVDLEIVDAQNDSATQANQLATAASTADAVILNAVDSDAAGPAAKALNEADVPIVAVDRAVNGADVASFVASDNVAGGEQAAKALAEAIGEQGEVIVLQGVAGTSASRDRGEGFTKGIAAYPNITVVAQQTANFDRATALDVTTNLLQAHPNAVGVFAENDEMGLGAIQALGSRAGTDVKVAAFDGTEDGLKAIEAGTLSSTIAQQPAELGALAVDQAVKAVNGGSGDEGPSDQAVEVITVTKENVGDFTE
- a CDS encoding ribokinase yields the protein MSGSSTDASGVGGAGAVPAAGSADAAGTVVVVGSINVDQVVTVDRLPLPGETLIGSSMTLSPGGKGANQAVAAARRGARTVMIGAVGDDGRADDALPYLHSSGVDVSGVDTVPGPTGLAIVSVGGDSENTIVVVPGANGAVSASFVDGHSGALAEAAVVVLQGEIPVDGIAAAVQHAGGRVLFNLAPVIDVPADVVKAADPLVVNEHEGRLLLAAWGASGASAAGAVSDEEARVDDESVVASLRAQGVTSVVMTRGAAGAIVSDASGTVLVASPKVAAVDSSGAGDAFVGALAAGLAAGASLLEAAQDAVRVGAFSVTGVGTQASYPTLEDELPAAADAAPTEGSADADSADGVTS
- the rbsD gene encoding D-ribose pyranase; the protein is MKRGGLLNAQLNHAVSGLGHGDLVVVADCGLPLPPGVPVVDLAVVHGLPAFADVLDALTTDVVFEACTAADESQGRPAGDWITSRFDDVRYVSHDELKRLSGRARLLVRTGEATPYANVVLRCGVPF
- the dnaB gene encoding replicative DNA helicase, whose product is MSIAHLGLAPDASNARDRDRGGPVNMDRVPPHDLLAEQSALGGMLLSKDAVADVIETVRGMDFYVPKHEVIYDAILGLYSHGEPTDVITVSDELMKSADLSRAGGAEYLHTLTGVVPTAANAGYYASIVAEKAVLRRLVEAGTRIVQMGYASEGEVVDLVNNAQAEVYNVAGGVQTEDYVPLNEAVTVAIDEIEAAKGRDGQMTGVPTGFAQLDALTNGFHPGQLIIVAARPALGKSTLALDLARAASIKHGQASVFFSLEMGRSEIAMRLMSAESSVPLQNMRKGTVDARDWTNIAQVRGRINDAPLFIDDSPNMTLVEIRAKCRRLKQQHNLKLVVIDYLQLMTSGKRVESRQQEVSEFSRALKLMAKELQVPVIALSQLNRGPEQRADKKPAISDLRESGSLEQDADMVILLHRESAYEKDNPRQGEADFIVAKHRNGPTDTITVAFHGMFSRFVDMPS